The following are encoded together in the Planctobacterium marinum genome:
- a CDS encoding DUF3667 domain-containing protein: MNKCANCQQLLAKNANYCGNCGQSSKELRQPFWQFLRDSLHELLDIDGRLMLTLRTLLFKPGFASFEFAQGKKVKYTPPLRLYLVVSLLFFLILGSFNNLLPDGELRSQSATETYSRIMFVLFPVFAIYVGVFFRQSYFLANLVFSMHLHTIAYLALLVIGSLESMEQRSPLFVFLQVFPAAYFLWYVLAAFKTMFQESFLSTILKSGAIYFVYMATLGLVFDVILG, translated from the coding sequence ATGAATAAGTGCGCTAACTGTCAGCAGTTGCTCGCGAAAAATGCAAATTACTGCGGGAATTGCGGGCAGAGCAGCAAAGAGTTAAGACAACCGTTCTGGCAGTTTTTACGTGATTCACTGCATGAATTACTGGATATTGATGGCAGGCTCATGCTTACTCTAAGAACGCTATTGTTTAAGCCTGGTTTTGCTTCATTTGAATTTGCTCAAGGCAAAAAGGTTAAATATACACCGCCTCTGCGTCTCTATTTAGTGGTGAGCTTATTATTTTTCTTGATCTTGGGCTCCTTTAATAATCTATTACCTGATGGGGAGTTGCGCAGCCAGAGCGCCACAGAAACCTATTCTCGTATCATGTTTGTTCTATTCCCGGTATTTGCTATTTATGTAGGAGTATTTTTCCGACAGAGTTATTTTCTTGCAAATCTGGTCTTTTCAATGCACCTGCACACTATCGCTTACCTGGCACTTTTAGTTATTGGCAGCCTTGAATCAATGGAGCAGCGATCTCCACTCTTCGTTTTTTTACAGGTTTTTCCAGCCGCCTATTTTCTCTGGTATGTGCTGGCCGCGTTTAAAACTATGTTTCAAGAATCCTTCTTGAGTACGATACTCAAATCTGGCGCGATTTATTTTGTTTACATGGCAACGCTGGGACTGGTGTTTGATGTGATCCTGGGTTGA
- a CDS encoding SPFH domain-containing protein — protein sequence MITEKRGFSVNGYAVFAVLMAIIIWIVFSISDASSHVVPVSIIAKVVIAVAIAPGFFMVQPNQGKVMTLFGSYVGTVRETGLRWTIPLFIRKNISLRIRNFESAKIKVNDKNGNPIEIASIVVWAVTDTAEAVFEVDDYESYVSIQSEAAIRNLANIYSYDPSDENEIGLRSDPVEIAERLKSEVQDRLERAGVTVQEARISHLAYAQEIASAMLQRQQAEAIIAARAKIVEGAVGMVDMAISKLAEKDVIQLDEERKATMVSNLLVVLCGDKATQPVVNTGTLY from the coding sequence CTGTAAATGGGTATGCTGTTTTTGCTGTTCTGATGGCTATTATTATCTGGATAGTTTTCAGCATTTCTGATGCTAGCAGCCATGTTGTGCCAGTCAGCATTATCGCCAAGGTGGTTATTGCTGTTGCTATTGCTCCTGGCTTTTTTATGGTGCAACCCAATCAAGGCAAAGTAATGACACTGTTTGGTAGTTATGTGGGTACCGTAAGAGAAACCGGCTTGCGCTGGACCATCCCGCTATTTATCCGCAAAAATATTTCTTTGCGTATACGCAACTTCGAGAGCGCTAAAATTAAGGTAAATGACAAAAATGGCAACCCGATTGAAATAGCCAGTATTGTTGTTTGGGCAGTTACAGATACCGCTGAGGCGGTGTTTGAAGTAGACGACTACGAAAGTTACGTCAGTATTCAAAGTGAAGCAGCCATTCGCAACCTCGCCAATATCTACTCTTACGATCCCAGCGATGAAAATGAAATAGGACTGCGCAGTGATCCGGTGGAAATCGCCGAACGTCTTAAATCAGAAGTGCAAGACCGATTAGAACGCGCAGGAGTAACGGTGCAAGAAGCCAGAATCAGCCACCTGGCGTATGCCCAGGAAATTGCCAGTGCCATGCTGCAGCGGCAACAGGCTGAAGCGATTATCGCGGCCAGAGCCAAAATTGTTGAAGGTGCCGTTGGCATGGTAGACATGGCTATTTCAAAACTAGCTGAAAAGGACGTCATACAACTGGATGAAGAGCGCAAAGCGACTATGGTGAGTAACCTGTTGGTGGTGTTGTGTGGTGATAAGGCGACACAACCTGTAGTTAACACCGGAACCTTGTATTAG